The following nucleotide sequence is from Terriglobales bacterium.
TGTTCCACCTTGTCACTGCCGCAATAAGGGCAGGCGATCTCGCCTTTCTCGTACTCGTGGAGGGTGAGGATCTTCTCGAACTCTTTCTCGCAGGCGTGGCAAATGTACTCGTAACGGGGCATGCAGGCCTCCCCAGGAAGGACATTTGTACACGGGCATTCTAATCC
It contains:
- a CDS encoding FmdB family zinc ribbon protein produces the protein MPRYEYICHACEKEFEKILTLHEYEKGEIACPYCGSDKVEQEAAAFFAVTAKKS